The following proteins are co-located in the Toxotes jaculatrix isolate fToxJac2 chromosome 9, fToxJac2.pri, whole genome shotgun sequence genome:
- the sertad3 gene encoding LOW QUALITY PROTEIN: SERTA domain-containing protein 3 (The sequence of the model RefSeq protein was modified relative to this genomic sequence to represent the inferred CDS: inserted 1 base in 1 codon) codes for MIVKGQKRKFPPENVEVSDRSNPTWESQRQFVFSVSLSKYQRNQELPEPSLLRSVLIANTLQMISQEACRAPSVDREVSPSSSSVLPSKERESILSEVPAARHHSAVAVTNSCPVVSSNYLSDCVTSRFAASCHLNTSNVPLPVADEDEDWGLLSIDPDFSLSAAISSILTALDSAIDGSPQAVPRTPLQSLENLPRSPEGSVAWAKQGVRGCESSWEQHEECRVRESSMEVMRSSYLSDLTVEDLFQDIDTSLLERDNGGTWECIRGSRGGSPVEDXLWYLPPFSFSSSFS; via the exons ATGATCGTGAAAGGGCAGAAGCGTAAATTCCCTCCAGAGAACGTGGAGGTTTCAGACAGGAGCAACCCGACCTGGGAGAGCCAGcgacagtttgtgttttcagtttcccTGAGCAAGTATCAGCGGAACCAGGAGCTGCCAGAACCCAGCCTGCTGAGGTCCGTTCTGATAGCCAACACACTGCAGATGATCAGCCAAGAGGCTTGCAGGGCCCCCTCTGTAGACAGGGAAGTGTCACCTAGCTCTTCATCTGTGCTCCCGTCGAAAGAGCGGGAGAGTATTTTGTCCGAAGTTCCAGCAGCAAGACACCACTCTGCCGTAGCGGTTACTAACAGCTGCCCTGTGGTTTCCTCAAATTACTTGTCAGATTGTGTCACAAGCAGGTTTGCAGCAAGCTGCCACTTGAACACATCCAATGTCCCCCTGCCAGTagcagatgaagatgaggactggGGATTGCTGTCCATCGATCCTGATTTCTCCCTTTCAGCTGCCATTTCCTCCATTCTCACCGCACTGGACTCTGCCATCGACGGGAGCCCTCAGGCAGTTCCGCGTACTCCTCTCCAGTCCTTGGAGAACCTGCCGAGGTCGCCGGAGGGAAGTGTGGCATGGGCAAAACAGGGAGTCCGAGGTTGTGAGAGCAGCTGGGAGCAGCATGAGGAGTGCAGGGTGCGGGAGAGCAGCATGGAGGTGATGAGGTCCAGCTACCTCAGTGATCTGACTGTGGAGGATCTGTTCCAGGATATAGACACTTCCCTGCTGGAGAGGGACAATGGAGGGACATGGGAGTGCATTAGAGGCAGCAGAGGGGGATCCCCGGTTGAGG TGCTCTGGTACCTGCcgcctttctctttctcttcctccttctcatgA
- the blvrb gene encoding flavin reductase (NADPH) yields MSETIKNVAIFGATGMTGLATLPQAVSAGYNVTVLVRDPAKLPADHKASRVVVGDVLNKEDVKKTMEGQDAVIIILGTRNDLSPTTMMSEGTKNIVEAMKARGIRKVVGCMSAFLLWDRSKVPPRLVPVTEDHDRMHTVLKTSGLDYVAAMPPHIGGDLPLTENYMVTENMLKGRAISKHDLGHFFVKCLSTSEWDGKTVGVWGEYK; encoded by the exons ATGTCGGAGACCATCAAAAACGTGGCGATATTCGGAGCCACGGGAATGACCGGGCTGGCGACGCTGCCGCAGGCCGTGTCTGCAG GATACAATGTGACCGTGCTGGTTCGGGACCCTGCCAAGCTGCCTGCTGACCACAAGGCGTCCAGAGTGGTGGTGGGAGACGTGCTCAATAAAGAGGACGTGAAGAAGACCATGGAGGGCCAGGATGCTGTGATCATCATCCTGGGCACCAGGAACGACCTCA GCCCAACCACTATGATGTCTGAGGGAACCAAGAACATTGTGGAGGCCATGAAGGCTCGTGGGATCCGCAAAGTGGTCGGCTGCATGTCGG CCTTCTTGCTGTGGGATCGCTCCAAAGTCCCGCCCCGTCTGGTTCCAGTGACAGAGGACCATGACAGGATGCACACAGTGCTGAAAACGTCGGGGCTGGACTACGTGGCCGCCATGCCTCCTCACATCGGTG GCGACCTTCCTCTGACAGAGAATTACATGGTGACCGAAAACATGCTAAAAGGAAGAGCCATCTCTAAACATGACCTGGGACATTTCTTCGTCAAGTGTCTGTCCACCTCAGAGTGGGATGGCAAGACTGTTGGAGTGTGGGGAGAGTACAAATGA